One part of the Mariniblastus fucicola genome encodes these proteins:
- a CDS encoding sigma-54-dependent transcriptional regulator encodes MPKILAIDDDRTVLRLIEKAFEDADVNLTTVSTAEEGLSILLEGDIDVCLLDIMLPEMNGLELAKKIRAIDARMPVIFITSMDDSDTAIEAMKLGAYEFCTKPLDITQVQDFVERAFNTRRLMRAPVTIQESSEISVGEGDQLVGKSPQMVEVYKQIGRVAAQMVPVLIRGESGTGKELIARAIYQHSQRNEECYLAVNCAALSETLLESELFGHEKGAFTGAERRHVGKFEQCNNGSIFLDEIGDMSPLLQSKVLRLLQEQKFERVGGTKTIETDARIISATNRDLEAMIQENEFRLDLYHRINAFEIHLPPLRERGEDIDLLIGFFIRRLSKQLGKNVEGISPDAMELLRGYQWPGNVRELQGVIRHALLMATGPVIVPENLRGELQRGSDSTAASVSFTPAASEKSDGVEDFVQARIDEGSSEIYAETLEMMERKLITKILSETSGNQSQAAEMLGITRGSLRNKIRSLGIVIEQVVSVD; translated from the coding sequence ATGCCAAAAATTTTAGCCATCGATGACGATCGGACAGTGCTCCGGTTGATCGAGAAAGCGTTCGAGGACGCTGACGTAAATCTGACGACAGTTTCAACTGCTGAAGAAGGACTTTCGATCCTGCTTGAGGGCGATATCGACGTCTGTCTGCTCGACATCATGTTGCCGGAAATGAACGGCCTTGAGTTGGCGAAGAAGATCCGCGCGATCGATGCACGAATGCCCGTCATTTTTATCACCTCGATGGACGACAGTGATACAGCGATCGAGGCAATGAAGCTTGGCGCCTACGAGTTCTGCACCAAACCTCTCGACATTACGCAGGTCCAGGATTTCGTCGAGCGTGCGTTCAACACGCGGCGGCTGATGCGGGCTCCCGTCACAATCCAGGAATCGAGCGAGATCTCGGTTGGAGAAGGTGACCAGCTGGTCGGCAAAAGCCCGCAGATGGTTGAAGTCTACAAACAGATTGGTCGCGTGGCGGCTCAGATGGTTCCTGTCCTGATCCGCGGCGAAAGCGGTACAGGTAAAGAACTGATTGCTCGTGCAATTTACCAACACAGCCAACGTAACGAGGAATGTTACCTCGCGGTGAACTGTGCGGCGTTGTCAGAAACGTTGCTTGAAAGCGAATTGTTCGGCCACGAAAAAGGTGCTTTCACCGGCGCGGAGCGACGACACGTCGGAAAGTTTGAACAATGTAACAATGGCTCAATCTTCCTGGACGAAATCGGCGACATGTCACCGTTGCTTCAAAGTAAGGTCTTGCGCCTGCTTCAGGAGCAGAAATTCGAACGAGTCGGCGGAACGAAAACAATTGAAACCGACGCCAGGATTATTTCTGCGACGAATCGTGACCTTGAGGCGATGATTCAGGAAAACGAATTCCGACTGGATCTCTATCACCGAATCAACGCGTTTGAAATTCATCTTCCTCCGCTGCGTGAACGCGGCGAAGATATTGATCTGCTGATCGGATTTTTCATTCGTCGATTGTCGAAACAATTGGGTAAGAACGTCGAAGGCATTTCCCCCGACGCAATGGAGTTGCTGCGTGGCTATCAGTGGCCCGGAAACGTACGTGAGCTTCAGGGTGTAATCCGTCATGCATTGTTGATGGCAACCGGACCGGTGATCGTGCCAGAGAACCTGCGAGGTGAACTTCAGCGAGGCAGCGACAGCACCGCCGCGTCGGTTTCTTTCACTCCAGCAGCGTCAGAAAAATCGGATGGCGTCGAGGATTTCGTTCAGGCTCGAATCGACGAAGGCTCAAGCGAGATCTACGCAGAGACGCTGGAGATGATGGAACGTAAACTGATCACGAAGATCCTGAGCGAAACGTCCGGCAATCAATCGCAAGCTGCAGAGATGCTGGGCATCACGCGTGGAAGTTTGAGGAACAAAATTCGCTCTCTGGGCATCGTTATCGAACAGGTCGTCTCTGTCGACTAG
- a CDS encoding AraC family transcriptional regulator codes for MAITTKTLHIALIVETSMESGRQILGGISKYAMENGPWSIFHQPAHLDQSLPEWIDDWRGDGIIARIRSRDTAQAIINTGIPAIDVLGEIEDSGVPLVHVDDRAIATAAFTHLQERSFRHYAFVGIKGPNWSRNRLHTFRSLVADSGSQFGQLSLELNPTITPWEQEQELLSKWLASLAKPCAVMTCNDYAGQRVLDACRRASILVPEELAIVGVDNDEVICTLSTPTLSSVNAGHFEVGYESARSLVELIDGKPIAPQFFVQNYNCVSRESTDATAVNNPTLAAALSFIRNNACQDIVSRDVARHVGVSLSSLKRLFASEHKHPINRCIIRARIDRAKILLRDTDLSVEQIAARIGYSHAHYFSLAFKRETELSPTTYRKQQSRNTR; via the coding sequence GTGGCCATCACGACCAAGACGCTGCACATTGCACTCATCGTTGAAACGTCCATGGAGTCCGGGCGCCAAATCTTGGGCGGCATCTCGAAATACGCGATGGAGAACGGGCCTTGGTCAATTTTTCACCAACCGGCGCATCTGGACCAGTCTCTACCGGAGTGGATTGATGACTGGCGCGGCGATGGAATCATTGCCAGAATTCGAAGCCGAGATACAGCTCAAGCCATCATCAACACTGGCATCCCTGCGATCGATGTATTGGGGGAGATCGAAGATTCCGGCGTTCCGCTCGTTCACGTTGACGACCGAGCCATCGCGACAGCAGCGTTCACGCATTTACAGGAACGCAGTTTCCGGCATTACGCGTTCGTCGGCATCAAAGGCCCAAACTGGTCTCGTAATCGGCTCCATACCTTCAGATCACTGGTCGCGGATTCCGGATCTCAATTCGGCCAGCTTTCTTTAGAACTCAATCCGACAATCACGCCATGGGAGCAGGAGCAGGAGCTACTTTCCAAGTGGCTTGCCTCGCTAGCCAAACCTTGTGCTGTCATGACCTGTAATGACTACGCCGGGCAACGGGTGCTCGATGCCTGTCGTCGTGCATCGATTTTGGTCCCGGAAGAGCTGGCGATCGTTGGAGTCGACAACGACGAGGTGATCTGCACGCTTTCGACGCCAACTCTATCCAGCGTCAACGCCGGCCATTTCGAAGTCGGCTACGAATCGGCCCGCAGCTTGGTCGAACTGATAGACGGAAAGCCGATCGCGCCGCAATTCTTCGTTCAAAATTACAACTGTGTCAGCCGCGAATCTACCGACGCGACAGCCGTCAACAACCCGACCCTGGCGGCTGCACTTTCGTTCATCCGAAACAACGCCTGTCAGGACATCGTTTCTCGCGATGTTGCCCGGCACGTCGGAGTAAGCCTCAGTTCATTGAAACGGCTGTTCGCAAGCGAGCACAAGCATCCAATCAATCGCTGCATCATTCGAGCACGGATCGACCGAGCGAAAATTTTGCTCCGCGACACTGACCTTTCTGTCGAACAGATTGCGGCTCGGATCGGCTACAGCCACGCTCACTATTTTTCACTGGCCTTCAAACGCGAAACAGAACTTTCACCGACCACGTATCGCAAGCAACAGTCTCGGAACACGCGATAG
- a CDS encoding ABC transporter ATP-binding protein: protein MLCMENVTKTYEMRRQTVAALTEADLSIPAGDFISLVGPSGSGKSTLLVMLGGMLSPTSGRVLLDGESVYDLDVDARARLRKSKVGFVFQTFNLIPYLTASENVQVPLYLSGTESNDQEQRAAELLDRVGLGDRLYHKPAELSVGQQQRVALARMLANDPAVILADEPTGNLDPETSEQIIGFFEEFNREGRTIVMVTHNPETAERAKRVLKLRDGKIVDDRASIQTVGAA from the coding sequence ATGTTGTGTATGGAGAACGTAACCAAGACTTACGAGATGCGTCGTCAGACCGTCGCCGCGCTGACTGAAGCGGACCTGAGCATTCCGGCGGGCGATTTCATTTCACTTGTCGGCCCAAGTGGATCTGGCAAAAGCACGCTTTTGGTGATGCTGGGCGGAATGTTATCGCCGACTTCTGGCCGCGTGTTGTTGGACGGGGAGTCAGTGTACGACCTGGACGTCGATGCTCGAGCCAGGCTGCGAAAGTCCAAAGTAGGGTTTGTGTTTCAAACGTTCAATCTGATCCCGTATCTGACTGCCAGCGAGAACGTGCAGGTTCCGCTTTATCTTTCCGGCACCGAATCCAACGATCAGGAACAGCGGGCGGCCGAGTTGCTTGATCGCGTCGGTTTGGGAGATCGGTTGTATCACAAGCCAGCAGAACTGAGTGTTGGGCAACAGCAGCGGGTTGCGTTGGCGCGCATGTTGGCCAACGACCCAGCGGTGATTCTGGCAGACGAGCCAACGGGAAACCTTGATCCGGAAACCAGCGAGCAGATCATTGGCTTTTTCGAGGAGTTCAACCGCGAAGGTCGCACGATTGTGATGGTTACACACAATCCGGAAACTGCCGAACGGGCCAAGCGTGTGTTGAAGCTTCGTGATGGCAAGATTGTGGATGATCGAGCTTCGATTCAAACCGTCGGCGCGGCGTAG
- a CDS encoding ABC transporter permease, with amino-acid sequence MNLKKLVWRELFERKSQMITIFFGILLGITTVVAIKNITHYSEMAVAQELDSLGANVLVLPKSVTLQDYYSADMHSETIPEEYALRLTMSNLEGVDNLSPKLCVPVELEGRDFTLTGILPKSEFQAKAAWAGAGVFSRPIGCGVVDMGTTPKPEDKKTLVRKRVIDDLEKDEALVGADTAAILGINEGETMSLMGKDFSVVAVLPETGTVDDSRIFAHLHTVQEMSGKDAVVSCIEIVGCCKEISAGLVGKVNDLLPEAKVVTVTQVVATQARVNSMMENLSLIFVAIIVVVGGAGIANYMFANVYERRREIGTLMSLGAESSLILRIFLLKALLLGVAGGVGGYLIGTLMAVTLGPRLAGVTVLPMPVLAFWAIGISVGITLLASYFPARNAARIDPVTSFREV; translated from the coding sequence ATGAATTTGAAAAAGCTGGTTTGGCGTGAGCTCTTCGAGCGGAAGAGCCAGATGATCACGATCTTCTTCGGGATCCTGCTGGGGATCACCACGGTTGTTGCGATCAAGAACATTACTCATTATTCCGAAATGGCAGTGGCTCAGGAACTCGATAGCCTTGGCGCGAACGTCCTGGTGCTGCCCAAGTCCGTGACGCTTCAGGACTATTACTCGGCGGACATGCACAGCGAGACGATTCCGGAAGAGTACGCTTTACGGCTGACAATGTCGAACCTTGAAGGCGTCGACAATCTCTCGCCAAAACTTTGCGTCCCGGTCGAGTTGGAAGGCCGTGATTTTACGCTGACCGGCATTCTTCCCAAGAGCGAGTTTCAGGCAAAGGCAGCCTGGGCAGGAGCCGGAGTTTTCTCTCGGCCGATCGGTTGCGGAGTCGTCGACATGGGCACCACACCGAAACCCGAAGACAAAAAAACGCTGGTCCGGAAACGGGTCATCGACGATTTGGAAAAAGACGAAGCCCTTGTCGGTGCGGATACCGCTGCGATCCTCGGCATCAACGAAGGCGAAACCATGAGCTTGATGGGCAAGGACTTTTCTGTCGTCGCCGTACTTCCGGAAACGGGCACTGTGGATGACTCGAGAATCTTCGCTCATTTGCACACGGTGCAGGAAATGTCTGGCAAGGATGCGGTCGTGAGCTGCATTGAGATCGTCGGTTGCTGCAAAGAAATCTCCGCCGGCCTGGTCGGGAAGGTGAATGATCTGCTGCCGGAAGCCAAGGTTGTCACGGTGACTCAAGTCGTCGCAACTCAAGCCAGGGTCAACAGTATGATGGAAAATCTCTCGCTGATCTTTGTGGCCATCATCGTGGTCGTCGGTGGTGCAGGAATCGCGAACTACATGTTTGCCAACGTCTACGAACGACGCCGTGAAATTGGAACGTTGATGTCATTGGGCGCCGAATCAAGTTTGATCCTGAGGATCTTTTTGCTCAAGGCGTTGCTGCTGGGAGTGGCCGGGGGTGTGGGCGGCTATTTGATTGGAACATTGATGGCGGTCACGCTGGGGCCACGCCTCGCCGGAGTCACCGTTTTGCCGATGCCGGTTCTGGCGTTCTGGGCGATCGGAATTTCCGTTGGCATCACGCTGCTTGCCAGCTACTTTCCCGCTCGAAATGCGGCACGAATTGATCCAGTTACATCCTTTCGGGAGGTTTAG
- a CDS encoding efflux RND transporter permease subunit — MLDRFVNHRTLANVLMLTFIGLGIYAIPRLQKETFPRFDSSEVQVSMTYRGASAEDVEQGICLLIEDAIDGVQNVKKVTSTAQEGMASVVVEIEEGADVATAISDIETEVESISDFPAGAEDLIVSELNRADAVMTIAVTGPIDEDSLKDYCETFKQRLQRLPGVSLVEIQGFSDRQLRLELDVDALQRLGLSAQMVAESVRSQNLDVPVGMIESREEDLLLRLVEQKQSPQDIEDIVIHGVAGLAEIRVRDIGRVVDGFADAEQQAWLDGKRAGIIQVNKTRSQDTTTIAEVVREFVEAERQRQPKLRIAITDDFSDLIMQRLTLLAKNAWQGIVLVFLVMWIFFNVRLSFWVVMSLPVSFMGAFFMLPLLGQSLNMMSSVAILMATGILMDDGIVIAENIARHVSLGKNSMRAAVDGVTEVAGGVVSSFLTTCCVLGPLFALEGQIGKVLRLIPIVLLTTLVISLVEAFLILPAHLGHSLNDNDVEKKEGFRARIDRAVDWVRESVFGRLIDWAIEWRFLSIGLSIATFILALAVVAGGLVNFIPFPNLEGDMVQARILMPQGTPLAKTEAIVRHINKAAAEVNTQFPDQPDGRPLVQTVMSKFNENSDAGESGPHVATVSIRMLQPDERVTSTAEFIRALREEVGQVPNAISVTIAESTLGPAGRAVEVLFKSDNLEEARAAAIDSEQWLSEYAGVYNFNTDLRPGKQEIRLHLKPDAVALGLNVQAMASQLSTAFQGSKISDIQAGVDQYEINVQFAPESRDTLQSFYDFQFILADGDRIPLQSVADVELTYGWSKISRVDGWRTVTLIADTDTDLVNTTKLMNAYKAEFVPELNSKYSGLTVSLGGEAERSSETGSSMVSLFLLGMFGVYAILCFQFESWLEPLIVMAAIPMSLIGMIFGHMLMGMDVSMPSLIGFVSLAGIVVNDSILLVLFLKKARAEGKPYEESARSASRLRFRAIMLTSITTMAGLLPLTLEKSTQAQVLVPTAVSIVFGLLSSTILVLIVIPCVYVALCDLGLIKRDDHQHGREPVAQD, encoded by the coding sequence GTGCTTGACAGATTTGTAAACCACCGAACGCTGGCCAACGTGCTGATGCTGACCTTCATCGGTTTGGGCATTTACGCGATCCCGCGGCTGCAAAAAGAAACCTTTCCGCGATTCGATAGCTCAGAAGTTCAGGTCTCGATGACGTATCGCGGCGCTTCTGCCGAAGACGTCGAACAAGGCATCTGCTTGCTGATCGAAGACGCAATCGATGGTGTTCAGAACGTCAAGAAAGTCACCTCGACGGCTCAGGAAGGCATGGCATCGGTCGTGGTCGAGATCGAAGAAGGTGCCGATGTTGCCACCGCGATTAGCGACATCGAAACGGAAGTTGAATCGATTTCTGACTTTCCCGCCGGAGCCGAAGACCTGATCGTTTCCGAGTTAAATCGCGCCGATGCGGTGATGACGATCGCGGTAACCGGGCCCATCGATGAGGACTCGTTGAAAGACTATTGCGAAACGTTCAAACAGCGGCTTCAAAGACTGCCGGGCGTTTCGCTGGTTGAGATTCAGGGCTTTTCGGATCGTCAACTTCGTTTGGAGTTGGATGTCGATGCGCTGCAGCGTCTTGGTCTGTCTGCCCAGATGGTCGCGGAATCCGTAAGAAGCCAGAACCTGGATGTTCCGGTCGGCATGATCGAATCGCGAGAGGAAGATTTGCTGTTGCGGTTGGTCGAGCAGAAACAGAGTCCGCAAGACATTGAAGACATTGTGATTCACGGCGTGGCGGGCCTTGCTGAAATTCGCGTTCGTGACATCGGTCGCGTGGTCGACGGTTTCGCGGATGCGGAGCAGCAAGCGTGGCTCGATGGCAAGCGAGCCGGAATCATTCAGGTCAACAAAACTCGCTCCCAAGACACGACAACGATCGCTGAAGTGGTTCGCGAATTCGTGGAAGCCGAACGCCAACGTCAGCCAAAGCTGCGCATCGCGATCACCGACGATTTCTCCGATCTGATCATGCAGCGATTGACTTTGCTGGCCAAGAACGCGTGGCAAGGCATCGTTTTGGTTTTCCTGGTGATGTGGATTTTCTTCAACGTACGGCTGTCGTTCTGGGTCGTGATGAGCTTACCCGTCTCGTTCATGGGCGCGTTTTTCATGCTGCCGCTGTTGGGCCAAAGCCTCAACATGATGTCCTCGGTCGCGATTCTGATGGCGACCGGAATCTTGATGGACGACGGAATCGTGATCGCGGAAAACATTGCTCGACATGTTTCGCTTGGCAAGAACTCGATGCGCGCGGCCGTCGATGGAGTCACCGAAGTTGCTGGCGGCGTGGTTTCGTCTTTCCTGACAACCTGCTGCGTGCTTGGCCCGCTGTTTGCGCTCGAAGGCCAAATCGGAAAAGTACTGCGGCTGATCCCGATCGTCCTGTTGACGACGTTGGTCATCAGCCTGGTCGAAGCGTTTCTGATTCTGCCCGCTCACCTTGGGCATTCGCTGAACGACAACGACGTTGAAAAGAAAGAAGGCTTTCGCGCGAGGATCGACCGTGCGGTTGATTGGGTTCGCGAAAGCGTGTTTGGCCGGCTGATCGACTGGGCGATCGAGTGGCGTTTTCTCTCGATCGGATTGTCCATCGCAACCTTCATTCTCGCCTTGGCCGTGGTCGCGGGTGGATTGGTGAACTTCATTCCGTTCCCCAATCTCGAAGGTGACATGGTTCAAGCCAGAATCCTGATGCCGCAGGGAACGCCGCTGGCGAAAACAGAAGCGATCGTGCGACACATCAACAAGGCTGCGGCGGAGGTGAATACTCAGTTCCCCGATCAGCCCGATGGCAGGCCGTTGGTGCAAACGGTGATGTCCAAATTCAATGAGAATTCCGACGCTGGTGAGTCCGGGCCTCATGTCGCGACGGTTTCGATTCGCATGCTTCAACCGGACGAGCGAGTGACTTCCACGGCGGAATTCATTCGGGCATTGCGGGAGGAAGTTGGCCAGGTCCCAAATGCGATCTCAGTCACGATAGCTGAATCCACTTTGGGACCGGCGGGCCGCGCAGTGGAGGTTCTGTTCAAGAGCGATAACCTCGAAGAGGCTCGCGCCGCTGCGATCGATTCGGAACAATGGCTCAGCGAATATGCAGGAGTCTACAACTTCAACACCGACTTGCGACCGGGGAAGCAGGAGATTCGTTTGCATCTGAAACCCGACGCGGTCGCCTTGGGCCTGAATGTTCAGGCGATGGCCAGTCAACTGAGCACAGCCTTTCAGGGGTCGAAGATCAGCGACATTCAGGCTGGCGTCGACCAGTACGAAATCAATGTCCAGTTTGCGCCCGAAAGTCGCGACACGCTGCAGTCGTTCTACGATTTTCAGTTCATCCTCGCTGACGGTGATCGGATTCCATTGCAGTCCGTTGCCGACGTTGAACTCACGTATGGATGGTCCAAGATCTCTCGCGTCGACGGCTGGCGGACGGTGACGTTGATTGCCGACACGGACACTGATCTGGTCAACACGACCAAACTGATGAATGCCTACAAAGCGGAATTCGTGCCGGAACTGAACTCGAAATACAGCGGTCTGACGGTTTCGCTTGGCGGCGAAGCAGAACGTTCGAGCGAAACGGGATCATCGATGGTGTCACTGTTTTTGCTGGGAATGTTTGGCGTTTACGCGATTCTTTGCTTCCAGTTCGAAAGCTGGTTGGAGCCGCTGATTGTGATGGCCGCGATTCCAATGTCGCTGATCGGAATGATCTTCGGGCACATGTTGATGGGGATGGACGTTTCGATGCCCAGCTTGATCGGCTTCGTTTCGCTGGCCGGCATCGTCGTCAATGACTCGATTTTATTGGTGCTGTTTCTGAAGAAAGCACGTGCCGAAGGCAAGCCGTACGAAGAATCGGCCCGCAGCGCCAGTCGGCTTCGATTTCGCGCAATCATGCTGACCAGCATCACGACGATGGCCGGCTTGCTGCCATTGACTTTGGAGAAAAGTACGCAAGCACAAGTGCTGGTTCCGACAGCGGTTTCAATCGTGTTCGGGTTGTTGAGTTCCACCATTTTGGTACTGATTGTCATCCCATGCGTCTACGTCGCCCTGTGCGATTTGGGGCTGATCAAACGCGACGACCACCAGCACGGACGCGAACCCGTTGCGCAGGATTGA
- a CDS encoding efflux RND transporter periplasmic adaptor subunit: MSLKRIWKTWGKRLMVIPPIVLAVGAYLWLVKNSPPLQKQTEQELARVLETISIPRSAVRPKVSGFGTAKFARSWRAVTQVEGRINKIHAELRPGSRIAAGEVLLEIDDSDYRSQVTELNAAIEQQDAEIQRLEQSVKNDEKNLELENEVLTIMQREYDREEQLYSQRAGSRSEVDQKRRELLSQQKAVQQLKNNIALVAPQIKALQAAKRQSAAQIEQAKRDIERTKITAPFRMRVGEVQLEVGQFVGIGETLFHGYSDAEVEIEAQLALQDIHRLFVAQTDGVPPPKEFSQEDFRRLFSFDASVKVAGLESTVTYPGQFLRVREVVDAQTKMVGFVIGVQNRPPMEQKVLKPPLLEGAFCDIDVYGKTLPDQVVVPRSAIRNGSVFLVDDQNRLEKRAVELTFTQDDYAVVASGLDGGEKLVIANPSPAIIGMLVDPIDAPGVAESLVASVAADIPVANPNQDESQADVAGDTRNATQAAAQE; encoded by the coding sequence ATGTCGCTAAAACGAATATGGAAAACCTGGGGAAAACGATTGATGGTGATCCCGCCGATCGTTTTGGCCGTCGGAGCCTACCTGTGGCTGGTCAAAAATTCGCCGCCGTTGCAGAAGCAGACGGAGCAGGAATTGGCGCGCGTTTTGGAAACCATTTCAATTCCGCGATCCGCCGTCAGGCCCAAGGTCAGCGGGTTCGGAACGGCGAAGTTTGCACGATCATGGAGAGCGGTCACTCAGGTCGAAGGGCGAATCAATAAAATCCATGCCGAGCTGCGACCCGGTTCGAGGATCGCGGCTGGTGAAGTCTTGCTGGAGATCGATGACTCCGACTATCGCTCGCAAGTTACAGAGCTCAACGCTGCGATTGAACAGCAAGACGCAGAAATTCAACGCCTCGAACAGTCCGTCAAGAACGACGAAAAGAATCTCGAACTCGAGAACGAAGTCCTGACGATCATGCAACGCGAGTACGATCGTGAGGAGCAGCTGTATTCGCAACGTGCGGGCTCAAGATCGGAAGTCGATCAGAAGCGTCGTGAATTGCTAAGTCAGCAAAAAGCCGTTCAGCAGCTGAAGAACAACATCGCCCTTGTCGCACCGCAGATTAAAGCACTGCAGGCTGCCAAACGCCAATCGGCAGCTCAAATCGAACAGGCAAAACGGGACATCGAAAGAACAAAAATCACCGCGCCGTTTCGGATGCGCGTCGGCGAAGTTCAACTGGAAGTCGGTCAGTTCGTTGGCATTGGTGAGACGCTGTTCCATGGCTACAGCGATGCGGAGGTCGAGATCGAAGCCCAGTTGGCATTGCAGGATATCCATCGTTTGTTCGTTGCGCAGACGGATGGCGTGCCTCCGCCGAAGGAGTTCAGCCAGGAAGATTTTCGCCGGCTGTTTTCGTTTGATGCGTCGGTCAAAGTCGCTGGTCTGGAAAGCACAGTGACTTATCCGGGGCAGTTTCTGCGAGTGCGTGAAGTCGTCGATGCTCAGACAAAAATGGTTGGGTTTGTGATCGGCGTGCAGAACCGACCGCCGATGGAGCAGAAGGTTCTCAAGCCTCCGCTGCTCGAAGGAGCGTTTTGCGATATCGATGTCTACGGAAAGACGCTTCCCGATCAGGTTGTCGTTCCTCGAAGCGCGATTCGCAACGGCTCGGTGTTCCTGGTGGACGACCAGAATCGGCTGGAGAAACGTGCCGTTGAGCTGACGTTCACTCAAGATGACTACGCGGTTGTCGCGTCAGGACTCGATGGCGGCGAAAAGCTGGTGATTGCGAATCCGTCGCCGGCAATCATTGGAATGCTGGTGGACCCGATCGACGCTCCCGGAGTGGCGGAAAGCCTCGTCGCATCCGTTGCTGCCGACATTCCCGTGGCGAATCCGAATCAGGATGAATCACAAGCCGACGTGGCTGGCGATACGCGGAATGCAACTCAGGCCGCGGCTCAGGAATAG
- a CDS encoding BlaI/MecI/CopY family transcriptional regulator encodes MTQKKQLDPLSDKQREIMDIVWELGEASVFEVREELLKRRQVARNTVRTMMERLEEKGWLRFRVIGRTHFYAALIPREVNLGRRVMDLVNKICGGSPANLMSALINHGDLSEAEIERIEKLLAEAKRDMERKK; translated from the coding sequence ATGACGCAAAAAAAACAACTCGACCCTCTGTCTGACAAGCAGCGGGAAATCATGGATATCGTCTGGGAACTTGGTGAAGCTTCGGTGTTTGAAGTTCGCGAAGAATTACTCAAGCGACGGCAGGTGGCGCGGAACACGGTTCGAACGATGATGGAACGGTTGGAAGAAAAGGGATGGCTGAGATTTCGAGTCATCGGACGAACCCATTTCTATGCTGCGCTGATCCCGAGAGAAGTTAATTTGGGCCGTAGGGTCATGGACTTAGTTAATAAGATTTGCGGAGGAAGCCCAGCCAACCTTATGTCGGCGCTGATCAACCATGGTGATCTTTCCGAAGCAGAAATCGAACGAATTGAAAAATTGCTTGCTGAGGCCAAGAGGGACATGGAGCGAAAGAAATGA
- a CDS encoding M56 family metallopeptidase has protein sequence MLFGYLRWNPIGRLLLGLWVGGSCVGLVKIIRTLCGTKAIIDRSQPFVDGELEKVKKQAGQQLGLKQFPLVRSSEHVAGPVVVGVHSPVILFPPRFAKALTSEQLLHVLVHEAAHVKNRDNAIRLIQQIAVMIWWWHPAVHLLVSQLSLAREQICDNAVLNEIDAVTYGETLLKVAVGVSTQIRPTLGSALFGSKQTLERRVQYFLNPRRSQMTHTNPFAVPMFVLLLFGATLVVTATRIEAQESSLPKQAVAESSKTILAPKSSGSELSPTIAAKTTREVVFEVRGISCVSRFTDSLKEHIVQLMDGVEGCRFAYLPEKENETKETISDPKSTGFPFGGTGRLTFQVQAEFDDRLLVKRLIDSPYYNTSSWVWVRRNKLSDFESP, from the coding sequence GTGCTCTTTGGTTATTTACGCTGGAATCCAATAGGGCGGTTATTGCTGGGACTTTGGGTGGGCGGTAGTTGCGTTGGACTTGTAAAGATCATCCGCACCCTTTGCGGCACGAAAGCAATCATTGATCGATCGCAACCGTTCGTTGATGGCGAGCTGGAAAAAGTAAAAAAACAAGCCGGCCAACAGCTTGGTTTAAAACAGTTTCCGCTAGTGAGAAGTTCCGAACATGTTGCTGGGCCGGTCGTTGTTGGCGTTCATTCGCCGGTTATTCTTTTTCCTCCTCGGTTTGCGAAAGCACTTACATCCGAGCAGTTACTACATGTGCTTGTCCATGAAGCAGCACATGTTAAGAATCGCGACAATGCGATTCGCCTGATTCAACAAATAGCGGTAATGATCTGGTGGTGGCACCCTGCTGTGCATTTGCTGGTCTCGCAGCTTTCTCTGGCCCGAGAGCAAATTTGCGACAACGCGGTCCTCAACGAGATTGATGCCGTCACTTACGGAGAAACGCTGTTAAAGGTTGCCGTTGGCGTTTCAACACAAATTCGCCCCACGCTTGGCTCCGCGTTGTTCGGTTCGAAGCAGACGCTGGAGCGACGTGTTCAGTATTTCCTTAATCCTCGGAGAAGTCAGATGACTCACACCAATCCATTCGCTGTTCCGATGTTTGTGTTGTTGCTTTTTGGTGCGACACTTGTCGTCACGGCGACACGAATTGAAGCCCAAGAATCATCGCTGCCGAAGCAGGCGGTGGCGGAATCATCGAAAACGATCCTGGCTCCCAAGTCCTCTGGCAGCGAACTGTCACCGACAATTGCGGCGAAAACGACTCGCGAAGTGGTATTCGAAGTTCGCGGGATTTCTTGTGTATCCAGGTTTACCGATTCGCTAAAAGAACACATCGTTCAACTGATGGACGGCGTTGAGGGCTGCCGTTTTGCTTACTTACCTGAAAAGGAAAACGAGACCAAGGAAACGATTTCCGATCCCAAATCAACCGGTTTTCCGTTTGGCGGCACGGGCAGATTGACTTTTCAAGTCCAGGCCGAGTTCGACGATCGTTTGCTAGTGAAACGACTTATTGATTCGCCATACTACAACACATCGTCTTGGGTCTGGGTGCGCCGCAACAAACTGTCAGATTTTGAATCACCGTAA